In one window of Brassica rapa cultivar Chiifu-401-42 chromosome A07, CAAS_Brap_v3.01, whole genome shotgun sequence DNA:
- the LOC117126689 gene encoding auxin-responsive protein SAUR50-like, with the protein MAGGLVKCSKIRHIVSLKQMLRRWRNKARLSSVSRCVPSDVPSGHVAVCVGSSCRRFVVRASYLNHPILSNLLVQAEEEFGFANQGPLVIPCEESVFEEAIRFISRSDSSRSSRFTCPDDLQKCHGGIKSMLIESRPLLHAAVVEKVVW; encoded by the coding sequence ATGGCCGGAGGTCTCGTAAAATGCAGCAAGATCCGCCACATTGTCAGTCTCAAGCAAATGCTCCGGCGATGGCGCAACAAAGCACGTTTATCTTCAGTCAGCCGTTGTGTACCGTCCGATGTTCCATCTGGACACGTGGCGGTATGTGTTGGTAGCAGTTGCAGGAGATTCGTGGTGCGCGCGTCGTACCTGAACCACCCAATCCTGAGTAATCTGCTTGTCCAAGCCGAGGAAGAGTTCGGTTTCGCGAACCAGGGACCGTTGGTTATCCCCTGCGAAGAATCGGTTTTCGAGGAAGCGATCCGGTTCATTTCCCGGTCTGATTCTTCCCGGTCAAGCCGGTTTACTTGTCCCGACGATCTTCAGAAATGCCACGGAGGAATCAAAAGCATGTTGATCGAATCTAGGCCGTTGCTTCACGCCGCCGTCGTCGAGAAAGTCGTATGGTGA